In Ischnura elegans chromosome 6, ioIscEleg1.1, whole genome shotgun sequence, one genomic interval encodes:
- the LOC124161126 gene encoding uncharacterized protein LOC124161126: MSKEPFRWRQRRRKKKRNAIFQMTATVVKNRISPNFGPSSPPPFFSSPILLSPLSPSPPVLLLFVPPVGMVTDARGEMREKESPDAGFPAAHLFAGTRRLPSVCNRISSSLNPTPSPSSSSVPKDLFDLYPLPVPSLTLHLS, translated from the exons ATGTCTAAGGAACCCTTCAGATGGCGACAGAGGCGCCGCAAGAAAAAGAGAAACGCGATATTTCAGATGACTGCCACCGTCGTCAAAAACAGGATCTCGCCCAATTTCggtccttcctctcctcctccctttttctcctctcctattcttctttctcCCCTTTCCCCATCCCCTCCTGTCCTGCTCCTATTCGTCCCTCCCGTTGGCATGGTGACAGACGCAAGAGGGGAGATGAGGGAGAAAGAATCACCGGACGCCGGCTTCCCCGCGGCACACTTGTTCGCCGGCACTCGACGTCTCCCAAGCGTGTGCAATCGCATTTCTTCGTCGCTTAATCCAactccttctccttcttcttcttctgtcCCGAAGGATTTGTTTGACCTCTATCCATTGCCCGTCCCGTCTTTGACC CTTCATCTTTCATAA